Below is a window of Micromonas commoda chromosome 14, complete sequence DNA.
CAGTCAGGCAGTCAGGCGGGGGACGAGTGTGGCGCTGGGCGAATTTTCAGGACCGAGGGTTGGAGCCGGACTCCCCCAGAAGCGATCGCGCGGAGCGTCGCGGAACATCGTCGGAGCGCATCGAGCGCGTCTGACTACCGCCAGGACCGGCGGGTagggggcgcggggctcggcgcgggcgcgtaaCCGTCcgaacgagcgcggcgggggcgctggGAAAAACCCTACAGTGTCGCAGCAGCGAGAGGGGAGAGCGAGTGGCAGGATGTCCGAGGAGCAGTGGACCCGGGAGCGAGAGGCGTTTCTGAGCCTGCCCCGCCTGGCGGGGAGGCTCACCGCAGAGCTGATCTTGCGCTCGCCGCAGGGCCTGGACCCGTCCCAGGACTACGCTATCGACCTGCGAGGTGAGCAcgactcgacgccgtcgaccgaGCGGCACAATAATCACATCgatccgccctcgcccgcgttcgccccGCCGAACCCcaccgacccgcgcggcgcaaTCACGCTGACCCCCGCGCCATCCCACCCGACGCTAACAGCTAATAagatcgcggcgatcgagaaCATGGGCGCGACGCAGAACCagttcgacgccatcgatCTCAGCGATAACGAGATCGTCAAGCTCGAGGGATTCCCGCCGCTGTCCCGGCTGCACACGCTCTACCTGATGAACAACaggatcgcgcgcgtgggagTCGATCTATCGCAGCAGATTCCGATGCTCAAGGCGCTTTACCTCACGAACAACAGGCTGAAGAacctcgcggacctcgaccCGCTCAAGTCGTGCAGGCGGCTGACGCATCTGAGCCTCCTCGGTAACCCGGTTTCTAAGAACCCGGACTACCGGCTCTACGCGGTGTACTCGTTGCCCGCGCTGAAGGTACTCGACTTCCGCAAGGTGAAgcaggcggagcgcgaggcggcggagaagaaaTTCGGTGGGAAGGACGGGTTaaaggcgcgggaggcggcgaagaccttcgaggtcggcgacgtcggcgtgggaggcgggggggacgcggctggcgcgggtgAAAGTAACGTGACGGGGCCCACGCCCCAGCAGCTCCTGGCGCTGCAGGCGGCCATCGCAAACGCGGAGAcgctggaggaggtggcCAGGCTGGAGAACGCGCTGTCCAACGGGGTGATGCCCAGTGATTTTCAGATTTAGTAACACTTACCCTCTCGGAAAAAATAGTTTACGGTGTGCGAACCGACTGGCGCCGCTCGTTTGGGTCTTGCTTCGGCATGTCATCTTATACAACGGGTCGTTCAGACAGGGTGACTAGGTGCGGCGCCAGCCCGGTGGCGCCCAAAAAATCGGGGCTATCGTGTACATCTATCTACATCCGCGTTTCTCGTTTGCCCCACGTctggggcggggcggggcggtttcttcttctcctcacGTCTCcgcttcgtcggcgtccgtctTTGGAGCctcccccgcgagcgccctgaTGAACGTCAGCAGCACCTGGTTCTCGTCCGGGCACTTCTCCTTGACGAAgtgcgacgcgaggtgctccgcgagcgccgacttCCTCGGGTCCTCCGGCAGCGTCTCGTCCCCGTAGTGCGATCGCGATATCTTCTCGAGCGTCGATCGCTCCAGCTTGTCAAAGTTCacacccggcgcgcccggggtgTTCTTCACCGCCCTGCTCCGCTCGCTCCGTTTACCAGTGACGAACGCGAACCCCAGGCCGTCGGCTTCGCTCCGATGCGCGGGGGTGCGCGTGGGTCGccggtcgcgggcgccgcggggtgccgaccccgccccgccccgaccgTGCCCCGGGTCTGTGTTTTTATTATTTTGGTCCGACCCGCTGGACCCGCCGgatgcgagcggcggcggcgcgtcgtcgtcgtcgtcgtccgatgaatcgatctcgtcgccggtggggagggcgacgacggcgagggcgttccTCTGTAGCCTGCACTCGTGTCCGTTGGACAGTTTCTGCgggtgacggacgcgggtCAGCGTGCTAGCTCTAGAGGGGATGAGAAAGACGACGTCGGGTGGATATTTTTTGTTGCACGGGACGGGAGCTCACCAGCCAGTGCCATCCTCCGAGGCCCACAGCCTTCTTCACCACGCCCGTCAGGCCGACGAGCGAGCTCTTCGTGCGGTTGTTGCCCGTCACGCGAACCTGGCGGAATCGGAGGGAAGGGCGCGGGGTTCAGCGGGAGCGTCGGGTCGACGTTCAGACGGGGTGGACAAAGTTCAAAAGACGTTTGCGACGATTTGGCGCCAAACTCCCCGCGCCACGGGTAAGAACGGGGCCCGGTCTACTACATTCGAGctcggaggacgcgggggtggggcGCGGAAAAGGGCGTCGGGAGTCTccgagcgtcgcggtgacggcgcgaGTATCGAGTATCGATCAAATGTCGATATTCGGGTGGGTTTCGGGTGGGTTCAgaccgcgcgcggaggcgcggcgtcgccccgacccccgcgtcgttTCGACGTGTTTGCACTCCTGGCTCCCAGCGAACGAGGGACCGAGGAGGAAACACGGTacgggagcgcgcgaggcgggggcgcACCTGGGTGTGCTTGCGCAGCAGGGGCAGTCCCTCATCGTCGAAATCGTCGCCACCAGCCTTTTCCTTCCATTCAGACGCCATCACGATCGCtaacgacgcccgcgagtgctatcgcgagcgtcgcctgGCAAACCGACCGAAGGAAGAATCTTCCAGCTCCCGCGCCAGGCAAAGGAATGGCCGAAAAAGAACTTGCGTCAACAAGGCGTCGCCTCGTTTCTATcgagcggggcgacgccTATCCGGACGCCTCCTATCCGCGTCGAACGTTGACGGGTCTTTGGTCAATAACGCGGGCGAGTCGCACTCGGCGACCGCTCCGTCGTTATGGGGAACCGCGTTCAAGAAGAGCGCCTCTTCGCGGACCAATAACACGAGCAACGTAAGGCCCAGGGGTGACAACGCAGCAACAACGGAGATTTGCAAATCCTTTTTCTGTTTTTTGGCGCGGGTTCCTCGGATTCGACCCTCCCGCGTATGGGTTTTCACCCAggggagcgacgacgaaaaTCCCGGGAAAAACAACCCGCGAGCATTGGAATAAAAACCGTGACTTTGTGCTTTTTGATGACCCTCGTCCGCTGAGCCCTCGCCACGGATGGAGCACGGAAAACGGAGGTCGGCAGGTTGAAGAAGAGCCCGGGGATTAATTGGATCGTCCTCATACCCACCCACGCACGCCACGCACGTAACCAACCAtggcacgcggcgtcgggaagAAGTcagacgcggcgcgcccgcccccccAGGCGTGGCTCGCCAACTGCCTCCAtcccggcgcgagggtcgtgACCGCCaaggacgtcgtcctcgcgcccgtggccgatcacgccggcgccgagaaggagaagaagccccggggcggcggtcgcccccgcggcgcggcgcccggcggcgagcccgtcgactacgcggcgcacgaggtcgtcccgccgcccgagggaTGGAGACGCGAGGTGATCCCGCGCAAGAGCGTGCAGGGCGCCGACGCTTACTACTACTCCCCCTGCGGGAAGCGCATGAGGTCGAAGCCGGACGTGCAGCGATTCCTGGACAAGAAAAGGCCGGAGGGCAAGTACACGGACGTGACCATCGATCAGTTCGATTTCTCCACGCAGCCCAGGGCGGTGAAGGCGCCCAAGGAGGAGAAACCGAagaaggagggcggcggagggcgcggggggcggggcggacgaggcgggcggggcgggcgcggcggtcgagggGGATCCAAGGAtgcgcccgccgtcgcgacagagcccgaggcggcgccggcggacggACGGACGGAGgaagacgcgggcgaggacgccgacgagccggGCGCCAAGCGGACcaagacggacgcgccgacggacgaacccgcggcggacgtcgagaTGGGAGACGACGCGTGAGTGATGAGACGATTATATAGGTCACGCCGCGAAACGTTTTCGATTCATCAAGCGTCTTACGAGCCTCGAACCCCGCTCTTCTTCTGTACACCAAGTCACGTGTAGCCGGCGCTCCCGCCCGGGCGGGTCTTCTTCTGCATCCTCGCGAGAAGTGATCGTTGGCCCACGATTCCCGCGAACGcgttgccgccgccctgctcctcgtccccgcccggcgcggcgccgacgggccTTCCCAGCCCCAGTCCCGGGAGCGGATTGTTGCGCATGGGGggcagcgacgacggcggagccggcgcgaaACCCCCCCTGTTCATGCCGCcgggcggctgcggcggcctgggcgggccgccgccgtaatCGCCGTAGCTCCCGAACTGCTCCGCCTCCTGCATCTGCGTGCCTCCGCCCTGATCCCCCCAGCCGCCTGATCCCCGCTGCATCGCGGCCAATGGGTTGGTCATCATACCGCCCGGGGGCTCGACGCTCGGGTACATCTGCCTGGGCTGGCCCATTCCCCCGCCGTTGGCGTAGCTCCCGTTACCGTTGGGGGACGTGGGCATCGAtgaggagggcgagcgcaTGGAACCCTGTTGCGAGAACCTGCCGACGCCGTTGGGGGACCCGAGCTCGGGCTTTCGCAGGTTGCCGTGCTGCCCCGTCCCCGAGACGAGCTGACCCGCGGCGTTCCGCGTCATCACCCGATCGGGGTGCGGGGAAATCACCGGCGTGTTCAGCTCCTGCACCGGCATCTCGTCGTGGtagtcgtcctcgtcgctctcctCCTGGGCCTCGATCTGCTCCAGGCACGCCATCAGCTTCTGGCCCTCGGTGATGACGAgtcgcgcgtgcgccatGGCGTCCTGGAACTCGCCCTTGGCGAACGAATccatgccgccgcccttgaCGATGCGGGTGTTGCCGAAACCCTGTACCCGCTGCGGTCCCTGCGCggtccgcccgccgccgtcgcccacgcgcaCCGTGCGACCGTGCCTGCTGCCCTTGAGCGTCTCCGTGGTTGTCGCGTGAAACGGGAAATTTTTGTTCAGCTTCCCCTCGGGGTTGTACATGTAGCACAGCACCGATTGGAAAACAAACAGGAAAGTCCAGTCCAGGGCGTTGATGATGAGGAACCTGGTCCACGGCGTGATGGctgacgccgcgatggccatGATGGGCAGACCGAGGAACCACAAGGCCATCGCCATCATGAACTTGTGGTAGAAATGAACCTTGGCGTTGTACTTTCTCACAGTAATTGTGCACGCATTGAGGAACCAGCCGAGGCCGAACAGCCGCAGCGTGAGAAGTATGTAACCGTACGCACTCTGATAAAAGTGCAGGGTGCTCGCTCTGTCGCCGTAGAGATAGTAGTACGTCGGGATGGCGAGCCAGGTGATCGAGTAAACAGTGCCAAAGACGGCAATTTTcacgcggccgcgagcggaGATCTTACGGCAGCAGATGGTCCATCCTTTGCCCACCAGGATCAACAGGAGCAGGAAGACCGTCTCGGACGCGCCCTGGAACAAGCGGCCGACGTATATGAACCCGACCCACCCGAGGCCGTCGTAGGCGAACCAGATGTAGTGAATCAGGATCCAGCCGTGCGCAAACCACGCGAGGAAGATTGACGCCCCGAGCATCTTAACCGTGTGGTGGTTCTTGTGTATCGACTTCAGCAGCTTGCGCACGTACAAGAAATACCCGATGAGCAGCGTCTGGAGGCAGACGAACGTGATCATCGTCTCCATGACGCCGATCTCGTCCGCGCTGAAGTGCTTATCGCTGAACTTGTACCCGTTGGTAAACTGAAAGTTGTACGAGATGTCGATTGGCCCGTCGCATTTCTCGTCCATGCAGTAGTTCTCGGGGTCAGCCTTTGGGAGaccgctcggcggcggcgggaggcagttggcgcccgcgaggaagAAGAACCTCGCGCGGTCTCCGACGTAGAAGGTGTTGCGGATGATCTCGACGTACCCGTTCTGGTGGATGCGAagcctcgccgacgtgggGAGCGAATCGCCGGTGTAGGAATCCTTGGCGTTGGAGTGGGTTATGTCGATCAATCCGctgccgtcgtcggacaACGACGTGCCGATCATCGTCTGGTCTATCGTGACCGTCTGTCCGTTGATGTCGTACGTGTACTTGGTGCCCTTGGTcgcgttggacgccgcgagcacgcgcCGATCGGGCGTAAAAAAgtcgatgggcgcgggggcgaagagggcgccgccggcggcgtcgtacaGGCCCGAATCGTACAGATCGATCTCCTCGACCCAGCCTTCAGCATCCACGCCCCgttcctcgaggagctgccTTCGCCTCCCGgatcccgtcgcggcgcgagccagcTTGGCGAGGAAAAATGGGTGCGCCATGTTGCTGGCCATGCGCTCGCTGCACGTGCTGTCCCCCTCGTACACCTCGTCCCACCCctggagcgcgtcggcgctgtcCTTCGAGCCGCTTCCCGAGCGCTCCATCTGGGAGTAGTGCATCAGCGTGAAATCCGAGTTGATTTTGAACTGCGATGACGGCGGGAAGGGGGCGGAAGGGGTGAGCGGGGGGATCGACGTCGTGGTCGGTGTCGGTTTTCTCGACCGTGGGTGAGGAGAGAGattgacgagcgcgacgcgacgcaccTTGACGGCGGTGTACATCATGCCCTGCACTTTGTCCGCGAGGCCGTTTTTCTGCGCGGGTAGGAAGCAGAACTTGGCCAGGAACGCCCACGACACCGGCTTGCGGAGGCTTTCGATGAAGCGCGCCCCATCGGCAACCCGGGGCTGCGTCAGAAGGAGCACCGCGAGAGTCAGCGCGAGCCGGGCCCAacgcgaggcgctcctcgtcTGCCGCGCCATGGCGatacgcgggcgcggaggcgcgagcgtAGAAGAACGTGCAGTCGCGGGGGGGCGTCGATCGGGTTCCCGtgccgcgacgttcgcccCGAGAGCTCTGTGCACTGGTGAGCGCGCTGTGCACGCCAGCTTTATTATTCTCTTTGCGACCCCCCGCGTGCTGTGCGGACCTTTTCCGTTGACGACTTTTGGACTTTTGACTCCCTGCCAAAAAACAGTCAAAAAACCGTATGTGTCTATGTATATGATAACGTGACGTGGGGGAGTCAAATTGTGTTTCGGGGGAACTCCCCTTCATTCGCGCCAGTTCCGGCAAACGGCCAACCTCGAAAATGTCCCCATCGCAGGGGAAGAAATCGTGGACTCGGCGAAAACGGAAACGTCGAAACGCGTTTCCGTCGGCACACCATGGCGCGTGCCCCTCGATAGGGAAGGGAGGTCCttccgccccgtcgccgccgccatggagcggcgcgcgtcgtacGTGCTATTGGTCGTCGCCCTGTTCATCCTGTCGTGCTCGTTCATGACCGTGGCCTGGTACGGCCACCTCAAGTTCGCCAGTTGGCCGACGCATAAGGCCATTCTGCTCTCgtgggcggtggcgctcgcaGAGTACGCGTTCATGGTCCCCGCGAACAGGATAGGCCACGCAAGGTGTGgcatgtccgcggcggacctgagggcgctcgcggaggtgtGCATCCTCGGGGCGTTCATGGCGTTCAGCGTCCTGGTCCTTCGGGAGCCGCTGCGGGTCAATCACGCCATCGGGTTCGCCGTCGTGTTAATCGGCGTCTGCGTGGTGCTCAAGGGACCGTTCGAGCACGTCCTGGTGGACCTGGGCGACGTAGGGGACGTGAGGCGGGAGAAGGCGGTTgatccgacggcgccgggagcaggggccgcgagcgcggtgtgAGTCTTAGCGTGAGTTTTCGCGGCGATTGGAGTTTTCAGTCGACGGGACGGGAACGAACGCCCTCCGCTTCGTCGACTCCCCCCCCTCCCCTATCGACGCTTCTTCCCCTATCGACGCTTCTTCCCCTCCGGTCCccccggcgcctcctcctcccgcgtcgacgccccccgGCGCCAACCCCGCACGCCTCCGAGGTGCACGCACGCCGCCAGCACCAAGCCCGGCCACGCCACGCACCACGCCAGCGGCAAGACGTGAACGCGTTCCCCCcaggcgacgtgcgcggcggccgcgtcaCCCAAgctgcacgcgcgcgcgtccgtcccgagcgccgcgcacgacgtcgcgacgagcaggaccggcgccgcgacgagcgtgaGCGCCGCCCTCAACCACGGTTTGATCGCCCCGCCGACACCCCCGTGCGCCCACAGCTgaagcggcgcgagcggagccgtgacggcgacggcgagcgcaaAGTTGAAAAAAgtcagcgcgccgagcgacgccacCTGGACGCTCAGCGCGACAACCTTGAGCGTCGCCCAcgggggttcgcggcgcgccccgacgcgcccatcgcccTCATCACCGTCGAACGAACCCTCATCACCGTCGACATTATTAGACcacgtcgccaacgccgccgcagccgtcgcgagcgcgcccgcgtacgccgccgccagctgcgccgccgtcgacgccgtccgcgtcgcgacgagcagcACGCACcagccggcgacgtgcgcgaggagcgcgagcgcgagcgcggaggaccAGTCGTGCGCGGGGGCAGTCGCGGCGGGTGTAGCCTTCCCGCCGTTCTTCCCGCCGTTCTTCCCGCGCGTCTTCTCGGCGACAAAGACGGATGCGACCccccccgtcgacgtcccgatcacggcgagcgcgatcgccgtGACGAGGGACGACGCCAGCATCAGCCCCTGCGGCGC
It encodes the following:
- a CDS encoding predicted protein gives rise to the protein MSEEQWTREREAFLSLPRLAGRLTAELILRSPQGLDPSQDYAIDLRANKIAAIENMGATQNQFDAIDLSDNEIVKLEGFPPLSRLHTLYLMNNRIARVGVDLSQQIPMLKALYLTNNRLKNLADLDPLKSCRRLTHLSLLGNPVSKNPDYRLYAVYSLPALKVLDFRKVKQAEREAAEKKFGGKDGLKAREAAKTFEVGDVGVGGGGDAAGAGESNVTGPTPQQLLALQAAIANAETLEEVARLENALSNGVMPSDFQI
- a CDS encoding predicted protein; this encodes MASEWKEKAGGDDFDDEGLPLLRKHTQVRVTGNNRTKSSLVGLTGVVKKAVGLGGWHWLKLSNGHECRLQRNALAVVALPTGDEIDSSDDDDDDAPPPLASGGSSGSDQNNKNTDPPQTWGKRETRM
- a CDS encoding methyl binding domain protein (Predicted Methyl binding domain protein. ChromDB ID: MBD20101) is translated as MARGVGKKSDAARPPPQAWLANCLHPGARVVTAKDVVLAPVADHAGAEKEKKPRGGGRPRGAAPGGEPVDYAAHEVVPPPEGWRREVIPRKSVQGADAYYYSPCGKRMRSKPDVQRFLDKKRPEGKYTDVTIDQFDFSTQPRAVKAPKEEKPKKEGGGGRGGRGGRGGRGGRGGRGGSKDAPAVATEPEAAPADGRTEEDAGEDADEPGAKRTKTDAPTDEPAADVEMGDDA
- a CDS encoding predicted protein; its protein translation is MDEKCDGPIDISYNFQFTNGYKFSDKHFSADEIGVMETMITFVCLQTLLIGYFLYVRKLLKSIHKNHHTVKMLGASIFLAWFAHGWILIHYIWFAYDGLGWVGFIYVGRLFQGASETVFLLLLILVGKGWTICCRKISARGRVKIAVFGTVYSITWLAIPTYYYLYGDRASTLHFYQSAYGYILLTLRLFGLGWFLNACTITVRKYNAKVHFYHKFMMAMALWFLGLPIMAIAASAITPWTRFLIINALDWTFLFVFQSVLCYMYNPEGKLNKNFPFHATTTE
- a CDS encoding predicted protein — protein: MERRASYVLLVVALFILSCSFMTVAWYGHLKFASWPTHKAILLSWAVALAEYAFMVPANRIGHARCGMSAADLRALAEVCILGAFMAFSVLVLREPLRVNHAIGFAVVLIGVCVVLKGPFEHVLVDLGDVGDVRREKAVDPTAPGAGAASAV